The following is a genomic window from Mycolicibacterium sp. TY81.
CCCGGTTGAGTTCGTCGGGTGTGGTGACCCCGACGGTGATGCCCGCGCCCTGTTCTCCGCGGGCGGGCTTGACGACAGCGCTGCCCACCTTCTCCAGGAAGCGGCAGTCCTCGTCGGTGAATGTCGCAGTGCAGCCTTCCGGTATGCGGATGCCGGCCTCGGCGACGACGGATCGGGCGATGCGTTTGTCGTCACACCGGCTCATCGCCACTGCGCTGGTCAGCTCGGACAGCGATTCGCGGGTGACGATGCTGGTCCCGCCATGGGTCAGCCGGAGGTAACCTGCCTGCGCGTCGAGCACGTCCACCGCGATGCCCCGCAGGATCGCCTCGTCGGCGATGATGCGCGCATACGGATTCAGCTGGGCCAGTTCCTCTTCCGGCTTCACCGGGGCGAACAGCGCTTCGTTGATGGCGTTCTTGCGTTTGATCCCGAGCACAGCGGGGACACGGGCGAAGCCGATGCGCTCATACAGCGCGATGGCACCGTCGTTGTCGTGCAGCACCGAGAGATCCATCTGTGCCCGTCCCCGCCGGACGAACTCCTCGATCAACGAGCGCACCAGCAGGCCGCCGGTGCCGGGCCGGGTCACGGCCGGATCCACCGCGAGGCACCACAGGCTGGAGCCGTTCTCCGGATCTCCGAACAGCTGGCGGTGGTCGATGCCGGTGACCGTGCCGACGACTTGTCCGGTCGCGTCGTCGACGGCGACCAGGTACACCACCTGCGGTGCGGTCTGGCTGTTGGTCCACATGAGGTCACTGTCGGCCGGCACCATGTGGCACCGCACGTAGATGTGGTTGATCGCCACGCAGTCCTCGAGCGAATTCACCTGGCGCACGGTCAGTCCCGGCACGTCGGGCGGCCGGTACTGCATGGGCTTCGTCAGGTCGAGGCGGTAGGTGAAACTGGGGTCGATGAAGAATTCGTGGGAGTGCAGTGCCACGAAGACATGCGGCGCGTCGAGGTACATCCCGATGTCACGGCGCCCGCTGCCCTCTTCCCGCAGCGCGGTGCCGAACGCGTCGGGGTCGTGGAACGTCTGACCGAAAACCAGCCGCCCCCAACCCATGTCCTGTATGACGCCCTCGGCCCTGTCGGTGGTTTCCGTTGTCGTCATCTGCCCGCTCCGTCGACGTGGGTGGCTAGCCAGAGTTCCAGCAATCCGATCTGCCACAACGGGTTCCCCCGCAACGGGGTGAGATTGCCGTTGGGATCGTCGAGCATCCCGGCGACCGCGTCGGGAGCGAACAGACCACGGTCACGCGCGGCCTGACTGTGCAGCGCGTCGCGGACCAGGTCGAGGTAGGGGCCTGCGAGATGCTTGAGCGCGGGCACGGGGAAATAGCCCTTGGGCCGGTCGATGACGTCGGCCGGGATGACCTTGCGCGCAGCGTCTTTCAGGACGCCTTTACCGTCCTGGGCGGTCTTGAGTTCCGGCGGGCACGTCGCCGCGAGCTCGACCAGCTCGTGGTCGAGGAAGGGCACGCGGCCCTCCAGCCCCCACGCCATGGTCATGTTGTCGACGCGTTTGACCGGGTCGTCGACGAGCATGACGGTGGTATCGAGGCGCAATGCCCGATCGGTCGCGGTGGCCGCGCCGGGATGACTGAAGTTCTGCAGCGCGAAAGCGCCCGCGGAATCGTGCTCGAGCCGCCATTGCGGTTGCAGCAGGCGGTTGACCGCGTCGTGACTGCGGTCGAAGAACGCCGCGCGGTAGTGCCGCAGCGCGTCGGCCGGATCGTTGTCGACGGCCCGCGCCATCGGCGGGTACCAGTGATAGCCGGCGAAGATCTCGTCGGCGCCCTGTCCGGACTGCACGACCTTCACATGCTGGCTGACCTCCTGCGACAGCAGGTAGAACGCCACGCAGTCGTGGCTCATCATGGGCTCGCTCATGGCTTCGATGGCACCGGAGAGCGCAGGCAGCATGCGCGCGGAGTCGATACGGATCTGGTGGTGGTCGGTGTCGAACTGGCGGGCGATGATGTCGGAGTACTTGAACTCGTCGCCCTCCTCGCCACCGGCGGATTCGAATCCGATGGAGAAGGTGGCCAGGCCGTGCTGGCCGGCTTCGGCGAGCAGACCGACGATCAAGCTGGAGTCCAGGCCACCGGACAGCAGGCAGCCCACCGGCACATCCGCGACCAGGCGGCGCTCGACCGCGGTGCGCAGTGCCGCCAGCACCGCGTCCCGCCAGTCGTTCTCGGTCCAGTCGGCCCGTTCGAGCGACCGCTCGAAAACCGGTTCCCAGTACGTCGTTTCCGTGCGCTTGCCGTCCCGTTCGATGCGCATGACGGTGCCCGGCGGCAGCTTCTGCACACCACGCAGGATGGTGCGCGGGGCGGGCACGACCGAGTGAAAGCTCAGATAGTGTTGCAGCGCAACAGGATCGAGTTCGGTATCGACACCGCCGGCAGCCACCAGCGCCGGCAGTGACGACGCGAAACGCAGCGCTCCCCCGTCGGCTTCACACCAGTACAAGGGCTTGACGCCGAGGCGGTCACGCGCCAACAGCACCCGGCCCGACTCGATCTCCGCGACCGCGAAGGCGAACATCCCGTACAGGTGCTCGACGACGCGTTCACCCCACTCCTGGTACCCCTTCAGCACCACCTCGGTGTCGCTGTGCGAGAAGAAGCGGTATCCCTTGCTCGAAAGTTCCTGGCGTAGTTGGGGATAGTTGTAGATGCACCCATTGAAGACGACGGTGAGGCCGAGCTCCGGATCGTGCATGGGCTGGTGTCCGTGACTGGACAGATCGATGATGGCCAGACGCCGGTGACCCAACGCCACCCCGTCCCGCACCCATAGTCCGCTACTGTCCGGGCCCCGCGGTGCCATGCGGTCGGTCATGGCAGCAACCGCCGCCAGATCAGCACCACGGCCCCAGGCGATTTCGCCGGCAATGCCGCACATGGTGGAAGTCAGCTCCCTTGGTGGACGTCTCCGGCTCCACCGTACCCGATGTGCACCGTCGACGTGCGGATGATTCAAATTTGTTCTGTTGCAATATGTTTGCTCGCGGAGCTCTCAGCGATCCGATTTACGGCCACGAAAGTGCCCGTGCCGCTGACCGCGCTCCCGCAGCGTCATCTGGCGTTTCCTGTTGATTTCCAATCGATTTCGTGATGCAGGGTCCGGTTAGCCGGCTACCGCCTTGCGCGGTAGCCGACTAACCTCGTCAAAATGTCTGTGCCACTACCCCGTTGGACAGCGGGATACGCGCGCGGACCACGCAATTGCGTCCGCTGCCGTCGGCGCCTCTGTACCGATCGCCGCCACGCGTCGAATCGACCGTATTGAGTTGTCGCTCGCGTCCGTCAAGGACTGCTCCCCTCCATGGCTCCGCTCGATCAGCTCAGGGCAGGCGCTGCCCTCGGCTTCACATACCCGGGCACGGGCCGGCCGAAACCTCCGAGCCGCAAATTGGGGAAAATCGCAGGCACACTGGTCAGGTGATCGATTTCCGCGGGTACCTGCTGGTCGCCGCCCTGCTCGCCACGACCGCCCTGACACTGGTCCTCGGGATCACCGATCCCGAGGCGCCGCTGTCCTACCCGACCCGGTTCCTGGTGTGGAACATGTTCCTGGCCTGGATCCCGGTACTGTTCGCGGCCGCGTTTGCCGCGGTGACGCGGCGCCGCTGGCTGCTTCCGCTGGGGCTGGGCTGGCTCGCGTTCCTGCCGAACGCGCCGTACCTGGTCACCGACCTGGTCCACCTGGGTGAACGGGACGAGCTGTGGCGCCACGTCCTGCAGTACGGGTTCGCGGCGTGGACCGGCATCCTGCTGGGCACCGTGTCCCTGTTACTGGTGCACAAGCGGATCGATCGCGAGTTCGGACCTGTCTGGGGCTGGCTGACCGTGGTGACGTCCGTGGGTCTCTGTGCGATCGGCGTCGTGATCGGCCGGTTCCAGCGCTGGAACTCCTGGGACCTGGTCACCCGGCCCCACGCGGTCGTGGCGGCCACGTTCGAGTGGGTGCGCTCGCCGCTGTCGTACGTGCAGTCCACCGGGGTCGGGCTGGCGGTCGCCGCGTTCTTCGGGTTGGCCTACGTGACCATCTGGGCACTGGGCGGCGTGTCCCGCCCGCGGGTCAGCGCGAGTCCAGGAAGGTGATGACCGCCAGCACCCGGCGGTGATCTTCACCGGTGTCGGGCAGGTTCAGCTTGCTGAGAATGCTCCGCACGTGCTTCTCGACGGTGCCTTCGGTCACCCAGAGCTGATGCGCGATGCCGGCGTTCGACCGGCCCTCCGCCATCAGGGCCAGCACCTCGTGTTCGCGTTCGGTCAACACCGCCAGCGGGTCTTCCCGGCGCTGCGCCGCGAACAGTTCCTGCACGAGGGCGGGGTCGACCACCGATGCGCCGCCCGTGATGCGGTGCAGCGTCTCGAGGAAGTCGGTCACATCGATGACGCGGCTCTTGAGCAGGTAGCCGATACGCTGGCCGCCGCTGAGCAGTTCCATCGCATGCTCGACGTCGACGTGTGCCGACAACACGAGGATCGCGACATTCGGTAACTCGCCGCGGATCACCTTGGCCGCGTCCAAGCCCTCGGTCGTGTGCGTCGGCGGCATGCGGATATCGGTCACCACCAGGTCGGGGACGGTGTCCCGGACCAAGGCGAGCAGCTCGTCGCTGTCACCGGCCTGCCCGACGACGGTGAAACCCGCGCCGCTGAGCAGGCTCGCCACCCCTTCGCGAAGCAGCACGTCGTCGTCGGCGACGACGACGCGTGTCCCCTCCCGTGCGCCCACTGCGTCCACGTATGTCCTGTTCGTCTCGATCCTGGCCGCCGTGCCGTCAGACGCCGGACGTGCCGCTCATTGCGTTCATCTTGCCTGGCCCCGGTCCCGAGTCGCTCGCGGTCCGGTGAATCGGCCCCGGACCCGCTGACCGGGGGCAGGCATTGCAGCTAGCCCTACCCCCTATTTGGGCGCTGGCATCGACGACACCGGCGACGCCGCGGAGCAATCTGGATACCAGCCGGACACGGCCAACCGAAGAATTCAGAACACCGAAAGCTGGTAGAGGACAATGCATATCACCCGCACCCGGATCATCCCGCTGGCCGCGACCGCCGCAGCGGCCCTGGCCATCGTCGCCGCACCGACCGCGGCGGCCGCGACGCTGCCCACCGGATCCACCGTCACCCAGAGCAGCGGCAACGCCCAGATCGTGGCGACTCCGGGCCCCGCGGCCCAGGAAGCCGGCCAGCTGCAAGAGCCGTTCGGTGGCGACTACGGCTTCCTGCTGTTCCACAACCACTGACCCGATCCCGACCCCTACCGTCCGACCGAAAGCGAGCCCGATCATGAAGAACTCTCTGAAGCGCGCCACCGTGTGGTTGGCCATCGCCGCGGTCGGCGGGGCCCTCGTGGTGGCACCCGTCGCTGCCGCGGACACCGACCCGACCGTCCCCTCCGGCACCGACACCTACAGCCAGTACGTGAACGGCGAACACAACACGAACGCGCCGGCAGGCCACGTCGATCAGTCGTTCTGACGCTTCCGCCAACTCGCCGTCTGCGCCGTCCTGACCGCGGTTAGGGTCGTGACGAGATCAGGCGACCAGACGGGAGGCGGCGGATGAATCCGGCACGATGGAATCCGGCTGTCTCCACCCCGCCGTGGTACATCGGCCTGCTGGTCGCCGCGGGGCTGATCGCTGCCGAGGTAGGGGTGGTGCAGCTGTTGCGCGATCCGCCGCCGCACAGCACGTACGCCATCGTCTTCATGTTCGGCGTGCTGGTCATGAGCGCGGGCTGGGGCCTGGGCCTGTCACTGCTCACCAC
Proteins encoded in this region:
- the ngg gene encoding N-acetylglutaminylglutamine synthetase, whose translation is MTTTETTDRAEGVIQDMGWGRLVFGQTFHDPDAFGTALREEGSGRRDIGMYLDAPHVFVALHSHEFFIDPSFTYRLDLTKPMQYRPPDVPGLTVRQVNSLEDCVAINHIYVRCHMVPADSDLMWTNSQTAPQVVYLVAVDDATGQVVGTVTGIDHRQLFGDPENGSSLWCLAVDPAVTRPGTGGLLVRSLIEEFVRRGRAQMDLSVLHDNDGAIALYERIGFARVPAVLGIKRKNAINEALFAPVKPEEELAQLNPYARIIADEAILRGIAVDVLDAQAGYLRLTHGGTSIVTRESLSELTSAVAMSRCDDKRIARSVVAEAGIRIPEGCTATFTDEDCRFLEKVGSAVVKPARGEQGAGITVGVTTPDELNRAIGLAVQHCPDVLIEERCEGEDLRIIVIDGKVIAAALRRPPEVIGTGTHTIRQLIEAQSRRRSVATHGESVIPLDSVTDDTVHKAGWQLDDVLPANERLIVRHTANLHTGGTIHDVTDELNPMLAKVAVDAAAAIEIPVTGIDLIVPSVSGEEYVFIEANERPGLANHEPRPTAQAFIDLLFPRTAATPWAWHPDPIEQH
- a CDS encoding N-acetylglutaminylglutamine amidotransferase → MCGIAGEIAWGRGADLAAVAAMTDRMAPRGPDSSGLWVRDGVALGHRRLAIIDLSSHGHQPMHDPELGLTVVFNGCIYNYPQLRQELSSKGYRFFSHSDTEVVLKGYQEWGERVVEHLYGMFAFAVAEIESGRVLLARDRLGVKPLYWCEADGGALRFASSLPALVAAGGVDTELDPVALQHYLSFHSVVPAPRTILRGVQKLPPGTVMRIERDGKRTETTYWEPVFERSLERADWTENDWRDAVLAALRTAVERRLVADVPVGCLLSGGLDSSLIVGLLAEAGQHGLATFSIGFESAGGEEGDEFKYSDIIARQFDTDHHQIRIDSARMLPALSGAIEAMSEPMMSHDCVAFYLLSQEVSQHVKVVQSGQGADEIFAGYHWYPPMARAVDNDPADALRHYRAAFFDRSHDAVNRLLQPQWRLEHDSAGAFALQNFSHPGAATATDRALRLDTTVMLVDDPVKRVDNMTMAWGLEGRVPFLDHELVELAATCPPELKTAQDGKGVLKDAARKVIPADVIDRPKGYFPVPALKHLAGPYLDLVRDALHSQAARDRGLFAPDAVAGMLDDPNGNLTPLRGNPLWQIGLLELWLATHVDGAGR
- a CDS encoding DUF1361 domain-containing protein, which gives rise to MIDFRGYLLVAALLATTALTLVLGITDPEAPLSYPTRFLVWNMFLAWIPVLFAAAFAAVTRRRWLLPLGLGWLAFLPNAPYLVTDLVHLGERDELWRHVLQYGFAAWTGILLGTVSLLLVHKRIDREFGPVWGWLTVVTSVGLCAIGVVIGRFQRWNSWDLVTRPHAVVAATFEWVRSPLSYVQSTGVGLAVAAFFGLAYVTIWALGGVSRPRVSASPGR
- a CDS encoding response regulator transcription factor produces the protein MGAREGTRVVVADDDVLLREGVASLLSGAGFTVVGQAGDSDELLALVRDTVPDLVVTDIRMPPTHTTEGLDAAKVIRGELPNVAILVLSAHVDVEHAMELLSGGQRIGYLLKSRVIDVTDFLETLHRITGGASVVDPALVQELFAAQRREDPLAVLTEREHEVLALMAEGRSNAGIAHQLWVTEGTVEKHVRSILSKLNLPDTGEDHRRVLAVITFLDSR